In Pongo pygmaeus isolate AG05252 chromosome 19, NHGRI_mPonPyg2-v2.0_pri, whole genome shotgun sequence, the genomic stretch TTGGGAGAGTGGAAGCCCGATTATTGGTCAAGGAGCCAAGCCTACTTGACCTGAGGAGAGAACCTGAGTAATGCCCCATTGTGAAGGAGGGTGTGGATATGGAGGGAATGATGGGAaatattttttccccctttcatcTCACACATTAAACATGTCCCCAGCCAATTCTCATAGTTTCCTCATACCTCAGACAccttaaactcatttttttttctttttgtagagacaggttatctctgttgcccaggctggtctcaaactcctggcctcaagtgatcctcctgcctcaacctcccaaagcactgggattattataggtgtgagccaccatgcctagcccactctcaatttttttttagacagagtctcactctgtcaccaaggctggagtgcagtggtctgatctcagcttactgcagcctctacctcccaggatcaagtgatcctcctgctttagccccctgagtagctgggactacagttgtgtgtcaccacacccagctaatttttgtggggtttttttgtagagacagggcttccaTATGttggctggtctcaagtgatcctcccgcctcggcctcccaaagtgctgagattacaggtgtgagccaccgcacctggcccaaactCATTTTTTATGTTCCTGCACACATCATTCCCTTATCCaaaccattcattcatccaaatcTCGACAGCCCCTCCTTAGGCAAAAGCTAATGTGGCCCATCCATTCAGCACATCTCTGCTGGGTTTGCCAGGTCTCATCTTCACAGTAGCCCCTTTGGGGGTGACTGAATAGATGGCGTTAAGACTGTATGGGAAGTGGGTGTGCTtactgtcccagctactcaggaggctgaggtgggaagatcacttgagtccaggggttcaaggccagtctgagcaacaaagaCTGTATGCACTCCTCAATTCAGAGGGGACCCATTTTCTTGAGGTCACTAACCTAGCCCCTGGCCACGGAGTTTATCTTGGTCCTCCAATCCTCTCATTTTAGAATTGTGCAGGCCTCTCGGGTACAGCAATCTCATGGCcagaggcagagccagggctgGACTGGATTCTTTCCCAAGCTGCTGTCCTTTCCAAGAtacctcaagaaaaaaacattaaaagacgAAATAACTCTTGAAGGGGGTTATACGTACCCTGTAATGCTTTTTCCACCCACAAGGTTTCAACTTTGGGCTTATTTGCCAAAATCTAGGATGGAAAAGTCCAGTTATGAACATGTTCCTCCCGGCTGGATTTGATCTTGAAGACACTAAGCCCAATTTCAGAGCATATTTAATCCTGGGCTATTGCTGAGGCCGACTTAGAAGAGACAAAGTGAGATGCGAAAGAGGAGAATTTTTATGATAGTTTGTACGTTACAAATACCCGAGAAACTATTTTCTTTACACCATTATTGCCATGACTTTTTGTGGACAGTTTCACCTAACTGTAAAGTCCAGGCTGCTCGGGTCTGGCCCCTACAGACCCGCCATGTGGGGCCCAGCTCCCCACACAGGTCAGAAGCTGCTCATCTTCTGCAACAGGGTTTGGCGCCGTTCTTCGGGGCTGATGCCCTCAGCAATGGACTTTAAGAAGCGCTGCTCGTGTGCCCTCTGGAGCAAGGAGCTGACAGAAGGGTTGGTCTTGCTCAGAGTCTCATAACAGGTGAGGGTTTCCAAGGCTAAAACGTAGAGTGGCTCACAGACCTCCGGGTGGAGCATGGCCATGATGTGCAGAGTGTGGCAGAACACCTGCGTGTAAACAAACAGGGCTTCCTGGGTCAGGTCCTGCTCTGGTCCTTGAGCCCAAGGGCCAGCTGACTGTATCAACCTGACTGAGTCCAGGAGGCGGGTCAGACTGCCACAGAGAAGTTTGACCACGTGGTTCCAGCCTTCCAGAGGAAGCCAATTCTGACAGCTCTGGCTGCAGAGAAACTGGAAAGTCCTCAGGAAGAGGACGGAGAGTTGGAGCTCCTGGGCAAAGGGCTTCAGGTTGAGCAGGGGAACAAACTGAATATATTCCAGGCTATACGGGACATGGAGGAGCTGCTTCTCTAGCAGTCTCCTGGTCAGCTGGTGAAGGCGCTGCCACTCCTGAGGGCTGCACCAAGGCATGACTTGTACCAGGGCCACCAGAAAGCCTTTGCTGAACAGTCTGACCTCCTCAGGATTGCCCACGTCCACCACCAAGAGAGACAGCATCCTCTCCGAGACGCCGCTGGAGACGCAGCAGCACTCCATCCAGGCCAGGAGCCCCGTGCCAGCCCCGTACCCTGGGTGGGCCTGGGAGGTCCACTCGTCTTCTGAAAGCTTACAGATCTCAAAAAGTGTGGCTGGCACTTCACACTTGAAGTGCCCCTCAAAGAAGTTCTTCAGCCTCAGGCCCACAGTCCAGTCTAGCTGTTCTAACTTCCGGTGGAGCCAGGACAGGGACTTGATCCAGGCATCCGGGGAGAAGGTCTCGGCATTGGCTGATACAATCTCACACAGGAGCTCCAGGATATGGATCGCTAGATCCTTCCTATCCAAAGAGAGGCACCGCTTCTCCTTGGGAAGCTGCCAGTATTTGCTGAAGCTGTCCAAGAGCTGGCACAAGCTGAAGAGGAGTGGAAACAGGGAGCAGGTCTGGAGCCAGTATTCCTCTCGGCACGCGTTTGCCTCTAGAGTCTGGATGAAGATCCTCAGACTGAGGTCTACCTCCTCAACATCTAACCTCAAGAAAGGCAGGACAAATTCCTTCAGCACCTCGTCTGGCTCAAGAAGAGCAGCCACTGGAATCCCTTGGGGCTTCACGGGACTCATCAGGCAGTTCAGGAGCTCTAAAAATTGCTTTTCTTCCTTGGGTGTAGAGAACTTCATCCAGACGGTTTCTTTGAGGCATGACACCAAGAAAGTGGCAGATGAACTGGGACCCTGCTCTTCCACGAACCTAAGGGCAGGGAAGGCAGTGAGAATCTGGGCCAGGAACTTGTGGGTGCCGAGATTGACCACAgccaggctgcacattttcttCACTGTGACTTCCGGGTGCGCCATGACCAGGCGGGCCACGGAGGCTACAGCTTTTGCCAAGCCCTGTTCGGAGGCACTCTGAGTGAGCTGGTTAAAAGTTGTATTGAGGTCTTCCTGAAAACCCTCCACATAAGCCAGCAACTTTTCAGAGAGGCCCTTTCGCCCCCAGGAACGCAGGATACCTGCAAGGACTTTATTTTTACCTGGCAGGGAGAGGTCTGCGTAACATTCCAGgatcaggtggatcacctgccgGATCTGAGACTCAGGGATGGCTCTGTCAGCTGTGCTGACGTCTATCACTGTTTCCAGCAGCCTCAACACCAAGTCTGGCTCTCGGAAGAGGGCCCTGTTACTCCCCAGGCAGGCTACCCACTCGTCCGAGAAGGCCCACTTCTTCTCAGAGGCAAAAATGTAGCACACTTCCATATGGCGGTCCATCTTCTGCTGGATGACGGCCATGGCAATGGAAGCTGTGATGTCCTCCAAGGCCCCGTTCTTCAGCACTGTGCTCGTTTTCCTCAGGAAGTCCCTGACACACTCCGCCAGCTCAGAGACCACCTGCCTTTCCTCCTTGGACAGGCTGGTACGGTTCAGGTAGAGCGTCGCGTTCTGGCTGAAGGAAGTCAGACTGTCGCACAGCCGGTAGCTGTCGTAACTTGTCCCCTGGCTGCGGCGGAGCACGGCCTGCAACTCCTCCCCCCACTCCCGCAGCAGGTGGTGCAGGAACTCGCAGCCCATGAAAATGGTCTCACTGGGGAGTTTGGCCAGCGAGGTCAGGCTGACATCCCGTTCTGCCTCCTTCACCTTCTCTGCCAGCGCCTGCTGGTGGTAGGGGTTCTGGGTGTCTGAGTTCCACACGGAGATCACCGTGGCCAGTTTGTCCAGATACACGGTTGCAGACACGTCCTGGGGGTCGTCCTCCGTCAGCGCAAACACGGTCAGCATGTCAGCCAGGTTAGCCAGTGCACAGCACTTCCTCCCCGGGCCCAGGATCCGACTCTGGATCTGCGTCAGCCCGCGGAGCAGCATGGCCAACaggggcatggtggggcacacgTCTGGGTCTGACCTAAGCCTCTTTGGAGGATGGGGGAACTCATCTAAGGCAGGCAGGTACTTATGGGCCATTGCACTAAACTGGGAGAGCAGCTGGTCCTGTGGGTGACCCTTGTGCTTCATCATCTCCCACCAGACGTCCAAGAAGAAGGCCACATCTTCAGAAGAAGTGTCAACGGTCACGTGTTCCAGAAAGCGCTCTAGTTCTGCATGGCAGATGGTAGTGGGCAGGGCCATCAGGAGCTGGATAAAGAGTGCAGAAGC encodes the following:
- the GEMIN4 gene encoding gem-associated protein 4; this translates as MDLGPLNICEEMTILHGGFLLAEQLFRPKALAELTKSDWEHVGRPIVEALREISSAAAHSQPFAWKKKALIIIWAKVLQPHPVTPSDTETWWQEDLFFSVGNMIPTINHTVLFELLKSLEASALFIQLLMALPTTICHAELERFLEHVTVDTSSEDVAFFLDVWWEMMKHKGHPQDQLLSQFSAMAHKYLPALDEFPHPPKRLRSDPDVCPTMPLLAMLLRGLTQIQSRILGPGRKCCALANLADMLTVFALTEDDPQDVSATVYLDKLATVISVWNSDTQNPYHQQALAEKVKEAERDVSLTSLAKLPSETIFMGCEFLHHLLREWGEELQAVLRRSQGTSYDSYRLCDSLTSFSQNATLYLNRTSLSKEERQVVSELAECVRDFLRKTSTVLKNGALEDITASIAMAVIQQKMDRHMEVCYIFASEKKWAFSDEWVACLGSNRALFREPDLVLRLLETVIDVSTADRAIPESQIRQVIHLILECYADLSLPGKNKVLAGILRSWGRKGLSEKLLAYVEGFQEDLNTTFNQLTQSASEQGLAKAVASVARLVMAHPEVTVKKMCSLAVVNLGTHKFLAQILTAFPALRFVEEQGPSSSATFLVSCLKETVWMKFSTPKEEKQFLELLNCLMSPVKPQGIPVAALLEPDEVLKEFVLPFLRLDVEEVDLSLRIFIQTLEANACREEYWLQTCSLFPLLFSLCQLLDSFSKYWQLPKEKRCLSLDRKDLAIHILELLCEIVSANAETFSPDAWIKSLSWLHRKLEQLDWTVGLRLKNFFEGHFKCEVPATLFEICKLSEDEWTSQAHPGYGAGTGLLAWMECCCVSSGVSERMLSLLVVDVGNPEEVRLFSKGFLVALVQVMPWCSPQEWQRLHQLTRRLLEKQLLHVPYSLEYIQFVPLLNLKPFAQELQLSVLFLRTFQFLCSQSCQNWLPLEGWNHVVKLLCGSLTRLLDSVRLIQSAGPWAQGPEQDLTQEALFVYTQVFCHTLHIMAMLHPEVCEPLYVLALETLTCYETLSKTNPSVSSLLQRAHEQRFLKSIAEGISPEERRQTLLQKMSSF